One genomic segment of Pandoraea sputorum includes these proteins:
- a CDS encoding DciA family protein, with the protein MKRPKASRVARPLTDLLSASDGAGSLLVAAEQLGRLERDVHALLPAALSGSVRLAPPREGALVFLVSNNALAARLRQQTPSLIDGLATRGWLIRSIKIRVSIATPEPQKPPKEALLSRQGLVSLRDLRDALEPSPLRDALARLVARHSYGGTRKP; encoded by the coding sequence ATGAAACGACCCAAAGCGTCTCGCGTTGCACGCCCTCTGACCGACCTGTTATCCGCATCCGACGGTGCCGGATCGCTGCTGGTCGCCGCCGAACAACTCGGCCGTCTGGAGCGTGACGTTCACGCGCTGCTGCCCGCCGCACTCAGCGGCAGCGTGAGGCTCGCGCCGCCGCGTGAGGGGGCGCTCGTCTTCCTGGTAAGCAATAACGCGCTCGCGGCGCGTCTGCGTCAGCAAACGCCATCGCTGATCGACGGACTGGCGACGCGCGGGTGGCTCATCCGCTCGATCAAGATCCGCGTGAGCATCGCCACGCCTGAGCCGCAGAAGCCCCCCAAAGAGGCTCTGCTGTCTCGTCAGGGGCTCGTGAGCCTGCGCGATCTGCGCGACGCTCTGGAGCCGTCTCCGCTGCGCGACGCGCTCGCGCGACTCGTCGCCCGTCACTCTTACGGCGGGACGCGCAAACCCTGA